Within the Corvus hawaiiensis isolate bCorHaw1 chromosome 8, bCorHaw1.pri.cur, whole genome shotgun sequence genome, the region GCCAGCCCTAGACTGTCccctctcctggggctggtggtCAGGGAAACTGGGGAAACAGCACCTGGTCCCCTCCCTGCCACCTCAATCACCTCTGCACCCTCCTCGCTTTCTTACAACTTTTGAACAGTTTTTGTGATACAGTTTTGCACTTTTTAGTACCAGATCGAGCTGACCACTagggaggtttttttgggggcTACTTTTGATGCTTTTTGggaactgtttaaaaaaaaacaaaaccacaaacccagCCATATCTTGTAAGCACTGCACTCTGGgggaaagatttttaaaaggactCGGGAGATCCAGCTCCCCACACCCCCACCCTGCAGCAAGCTGAGCGTGGGCTACTGTGTgtactgctgctgcctgctccccagctccactTCAGCACCAGCAACCCTTCGGGGAGACAGCCCTGTGGCTGCCAGCCCCACGAGGCAGCCTTGGGATGGCAACACCCATTGCTGCACGTGTGGCTGCATGGGAGGCTGATGCACCGGTGCTTCATGACCCTCATTTTCCAcccccactgctggcagcctgGACTGGCCCTGTTTGCAGCACCTGGGTGTGAGCATCGTACCCAGGGCATGGTGGGCAGCAGTGCGCAAGTACTCCCCATAAGGCGGTGAGCCCTGGAGCCAGGGCTGGTATGGGGCTCCCCCTGCCCTatggctccagcacaggctggagccAGCTTTTCTTTCCACACCTCTTTTACAACACATGCCTGGGGCCGTGGAAGCTGCCAGCAAAGCCTggtctgcagtgctgcagtccccttgctgcagcagcagtggtgcaGCCCCTTCCTCAGCCACAGGCGCCCTCCTTGCCAAGGTGAGGGGCAGGCTGGGGCAGCCCCCACCACTCCAGAGTGGGCTGACAGATGCTTGTCCAGAGCAAGGGGCAAGTGATGGAGCACGGCTGCAGGATCGTCCAGAACGGGATCCGGGCACAGTGAAGGGCTGTGACCAGGGGCTGGCACACACGCAGTTCTCAGCCGCCTGGGACCTGGCTGGTTTCAGCACTGACTTTGCGAATGTGTCAAAACTTTTTATTCTGCTCTTTTGAGtctattgcaaaaaaaaaaaacaaaacaaacccaccctTGCCCCAGGTGGCTTGGGGGTTGGGGGGGAAAACAAACCTTTGTACAGCTTCTTCTCTCAGTTACTGAAGTAAAACTCGCTCTTCACTTCTTGGGTGCGCTGTGGTTTCTTCCCCATGGttggggacagccctggcacagagggatgctgaggaggggctggcagcagtCTCCTTGGTGCCAGACTTCCAGACTCAGGCAGGGTTCAGGGGGGTTAATGCCCACCAGCTCACGGCTGGggctggagagagggagggCAAAGACTAATGGAACCTGTGTCCTTTTATTCAGAAGAGGGACcattaaataaaagcagagacgggcaggagccagctgcatcccatcCCCCTGAGTCCAGGCAGCCGGACCCCAAGTCCAGAAGGCACTTGTGTGGGCAAGGCAGAGGGCAGTGCAGCTCCCTGTGTGgtcacaggggctgctggctggCTCCTCAGTGCAcctgtggctgctggctggggggCAGCTCACCCCCCGGCTTCAGGGCCAGTGTGGGCgcctgctcctcctccaccGACTCACTGCCGTAGGCACTGTCTTCCTTCAGGTCTGCAAAGCAATCCCCGGGTGCTCTTAGAGATGGGGCAACACGGGGGCAGCAGAGACACTccctgccccccagccccagccctcactCTGTACCTGTGCTTTGCAGCTTCTCCAGCGCCTCGGTTTTGTGGAGCATCCTCACAGCGTTGTGGAGCCCCATAGAGTCCAGTGCCTCCAGCAATCCCCCCAGGCTGCCACCGGCCAGCTGTGGAGAGAGGGCATTGAGCAGGGCTTGTCACCAGACAGGCAGGGGAGACAGGGGCACCCCAGCCAGGCACTGACCTCGTAACTGCGCAGGAGGCTGACACTGGGCGAGGGGGTGTCCTTGTAGGTCTCCACgaggctgcagagccccaggcGCTTGGCCAGCTCGATCCAGTCTGACCCACTGCAGTCCTGGTTCAGCAgttgctccagtcccttcagcGCCTCATTGTCCAGCGACAGGACCTTCCCTGTGTGAGAGAGGTGCCCCCATCACAGGCTGCCCATCCTTGCTGCCAGGAGGGTGTCACCCTGCCTGGGTATGGTGCTTTTAAGCAGGGGGGAAAGGGGCTGCTCACCTGGCTGGGGGGCAGTGGGCAGTTCTGCCTCCGGCCCCTGCTGGGAGGCCTGCAGCAGAATCTCCCGCACCTGCAGACAGACATGGATGTCAGCATCCTCCAAAGCACTGCCCAGATCCCCCATCACCTCTCACACCATGGGTCTCTGCAGGACACGGAGGAGCACAGGCGTCCTCAAGGAAGCATTTCCTGGAACTCCGCCCCATCCATGCTGTGGCCTGCACAGAAACACTCCCAGCGAGTCTGTCCCGCTGTGCCACACACCTTTTGGCTCCGAGTCAGGTCCAGGGACGTGTGGCAGCGGCgctgcctgtgccctgcctgCCAGTGCCCCTGTGTGAGGAGCTTGGGGTTGGTGCtatgctctgcagctggggctggctccCCCAGATCCATGGCtagctcctgctcctcagggTCAGTGTCTGTGTCGCTGCTGGCCTCCGATGAGGATAGGCTCATGGGCTCGTCATTCTCACACAAAACATCTGCCCCTGTCAGGAAAGGGTGGCATGAGCCTGGCCCAGGGGTCTGATCTTGTGTCTGCCACCACCTAGCACAGGCAGCCAGGGCtatggggagggaagggaaaggaggaagggcAGTGCCTTACCCGCTTTAAGGAGCAGTTTGGTGAGGGTGGGGGAGCCCAGGCCAGCAGCCAAGTGCAGGGGTGTGTTCCCAGAGAAAGTCCGGCTGTTGACGTCTGCTCCCAGCTAAGAAAGGTGTGAAGCCATGAGGATGGGCTGCCTGGGCACTGCTCCTCCTACACCGTCACCCCAAGGCCTCAGAGGAGCCCCCACTTCTGACAGGAGCCTCTAGGAGGCTGCTTGCCATCCCTGTCCCATAGCTACCCCTACACCAGCCACCCCATACCTTCTTCACCAGGTGGGTGGCCATGTTCAGGTTCTCCATCTCCACAGCCAGGTGCAGGGGGGTCCTCCCGCTTTGCCTCTCCACTGCATTCACATCTGCTCCCGTCCTGACCAGCAGGTCCAGGCAAGCCAAACTCTTTGCCTTCACAGCCAAATGCACAGGCAGGAGGCCTGCAAGATGGGGATAGGCTCAGCAGCCTTCTGGCCAAGCCCATGATGGTTAAGGGCCAAGCCCTTCTGGCCAGGCCCCAGGACCCACTGGGGTCCTGGCCATCGTCCCCGAGCCCCACTCACCATGGAAATTGGGCAGGCGGAGCAGATAAGGGGAAGCCGAGCCCAGgtgagccagcagtgtcctCAGCATCTCTTCATCGCCAGCCTGGAGTGCCAGGTGCAGTAGAGAATTGCCATAGCGGTCCAACAAGGTTGGGTCAGCGCGGGcttgcagcaggagctggaccaCTTGGGGCTGCTTGGTGATGACTGCCAGATGCAGCGGCGTCTGCGGGACAGCAGCACATCCTCAGCAGTGCTCACAAGAGAAGCCAAGCGCTGCACCACCATTCTTTCCAGTAGCTGCAACTTGTTCAGATCTGCAGCCTCccctcagcaggagcagctacaggagcccccagggctggaaaacaggagtgaggaactactcccaggtagagGAGAACTGGCTGCTCTGAAAAACATGTACCTGTTGCAGGTTATTGGAGATGTTGATGATCTGCTGGCTGGGGATGCTAACAATTACATCGATCAGCTGCTTGATCACAGCTGTCTGTTCATGGATAATTGCGAGGTGCAAAGGCCTGTAGAGAGAGTGGAATGGCCCCTAGCTCAGCTCCATGCTTCTCCACATACTCCCTGccacccccagagcccccatAATGGCTCTGACGGACAACAAGACTCCCATGCTCTCCCTTCAAACCCCTCGTGTGCTCACGTGTCTCCGTTCTCATCCTGTGATGCGGCCAGGTGCCTCTGGACTGCCAGCAGCATGCGGGGGTCGGCGGTGACCGAGTAGTCGAGCAGGGCATGGGCATTGCGACGGGCTAGTGCCAGCAtccacagctggcacagctgggctgggggcaaaGCAGGATGTcacctccaggagcagcagcctcatCCACCCTTCTGCATCCAGCAGGTGTGGAGAGCAGCACACAACCCCAAAAGGTCCTAAATCCATGCCTCCTCTCCTGAGCGAtgtcccccagccctccctcaaGCTCAGCCCCTCCTACCGTGCTTTTGCAGCTCCTTGCAGTATGTGCTCTCTTCTGCAGGTGCCTGCCTGTCGCTCCCAGGCCCCTCTGCCTCGAGGCCCTTCATCTGCATACCCCCCTGGTAGCTCCCCACTGGGTGGGGGCCGGGTGAGTAGATGCTGTTGTAGGTCAGCCCAGGGGAGTATGGGAAGCTGAGGTTCCCACCTGCAGGGCAAGGCAGAGGATGGGTGAGCAGAAGGGAGCCTCAGCCACCTGAGCGAGGAGGGGGAAGAAGCAGCCCCACTCACCTCCTCCAGAGCCAaagcccccggcccccccgccgGCCCCCCCCATGTGCGAGCCACCGCCAAAGTgctgaggaaactgaggcaggactTTCTTGCGCTTCCTCTCCACTTCTTCCTTATctgtggggagagaggggcagcagggtgaggggcagccccagcagcagggcccaTGCCAGCCTGCCTGGGGGGTGCTCACCTTCCACCACTGGGTAGTAGGTGAACTGCTTGGAGTCACTCACGTCCCCTCCCCGCTTCCGCTTCAGCTGCAGGAAGACGGTGACAGGACGGTCGATCTTGGGCTTGTGGTAGGGGGGTGTGCGGAAGACAATGGCATACTGTAGGCAGGACATGATGGACATGAGGTCCTGATcatcctggagctggggctACCTCAGCCCACAGGGCATCCATGTGCCtcggagcagagcaggacactCCCCACCTCCCCTGTACCTGCTTGTGCACATCCGTAGGAGAAAAGTCCCCGAAGGCCTGCCAGCCGTTCTCGTCATCCTCGTAGAAACGCACCTCAATGTCATCTGGGGAGAGAAGTGGCACTGGCACTGCCTCCTCAT harbors:
- the NFKB2 gene encoding nuclear factor NF-kappa-B p100 subunit isoform X3 — encoded protein: MLGLDGFLRPTSSSPCLDGIDYDDFSFGSHMMEQKEPLMETVEGPYLVIIEQPKQRGFRFRYGCEGPSHGGLPGASSEKGRKTYPTVKICNYTGMARIEVDLVTHSDPPRVHAHSLVGKQCNEAGNCVTVVGPKDMTAQFSNLGVLHVTKKNMMEIMKEKLKQQKMRNRNHLLTEAELREIELEAKELKKVMDLSIVRLRFTAYLRDSSGNFTLALQPVISDPIHDSKSPGASNLKISRMDKTAGSVRGGDEVYLLCDKVQKDDIEVRFYEDDENGWQAFGDFSPTDVHKQYAIVFRTPPYHKPKIDRPVTVFLQLKRKRGGDVSDSKQFTYYPVVEDKEEVERKRKKVLPQFPQHFGGGSHMGGAGGGAGGFGSGGGGNLSFPYSPGLTYNSIYSPGPHPVGSYQGGMQMKGLEAEGPGSDRQAPAEESTYCKELQKHAQLCQLWMLALARRNAHALLDYSVTADPRMLLAVQRHLAASQDENGDTPLHLAIIHEQTAVIKQLIDVIVSIPSQQIINISNNLQQTPLHLAVITKQPQVVQLLLQARADPTLLDRYGNSLLHLALQAGDEEMLRTLLAHLGSASPYLLRLPNFHGLLPVHLAVKAKSLACLDLLVRTGADVNAVERQSGRTPLHLAVEMENLNMATHLVKKLGADVNSRTFSGNTPLHLAAGLGSPTLTKLLLKAGADVLCENDEPMSLSSSEASSDTDTDPEEQELAMDLGEPAPAAEHSTNPKLLTQGHWQAGHRQRRCHTSLDLTRSQKVREILLQASQQGPEAELPTAPQPGKVLSLDNEALKGLEQLLNQDCSGSDWIELAKRLGLCSLVETYKDTPSPSVSLLRSYELAGGSLGGLLEALDSMGLHNAVRMLHKTEALEKLQSTDLKEDSAYGSESVEEEQAPTLALKPGGELPPSQQPQVH
- the NFKB2 gene encoding nuclear factor NF-kappa-B p100 subunit isoform X2; amino-acid sequence: MLGLDGFLRPTSSSPAGGRPRADMDEQFQPCLDGIDYDDFSFGSHMMEQKEPLMETVEGPYLVIIEQPKQRGFRFRYGCEGPSHGGLPGASSEKGRKTYPTVKICNYTGMARIEVDLVTHSDPPRVHAHSLVGKQCNEAGNCVTVVGPKDMTAQFSNLGVLHVTKKNMMEIMKEKLKQQKMRNRNHLLTEAELREIELEAKELKKVMDLSIVRLRFTAYLRDSSGNFTLALQPVISDPIHDSKSPGASNLKISRMDKTAGSVRGGDEVYLLCDKVQKDDIEVRFYEDDENGWQAFGDFSPTDVHKQYAIVFRTPPYHKPKIDRPVTVFLQLKRKRGGDVSDSKQFTYYPVVEDKEEVERKRKKVLPQFPQHFGGGSHMGGAGGGAGGFGSGGGGNLSFPYSPGLTYNSIYSPGPHPVGSYQGGMQMKGLEAEGPGSDRQAPAEESTYCKELQKHAQLCQLWMLALARRNAHALLDYSVTADPRMLLAVQRHLAASQDENGDTPLHLAIIHEQTAVIKQLIDVIVSIPSQQIINISNNLQQTPLHLAVITKQPQVVQLLLQARADPTLLDRYGNSLLHLALQAGDEEMLRTLLAHLGSASPYLLRLPNFHGLLPVHLAVKAKSLACLDLLVRTGADVNAVERQSGRTPLHLAVEMENLNMATHLVKKLGADVNSRTFSGNTPLHLAAGLGSPTLTKLLLKAGADVLCENDEPMSLSSSEASSDTDTDPEEQELAMDLGEPAPAAEHSTNPKLLTQGHWQAGHRQRRCHTSLDLTRSQKVREILLQASQQGPEAELPTAPQPGKVLSLDNEALKGLEQLLNQDCSGSDWIELAKRLGLCSLVETYKDTPSPSVSLLRSYELAGGSLGGLLEALDSMGLHNAVRMLHKTEALEKLQSTDLKEDSAYGSESVEEEQAPTLALKPGGELPPSQQPQVH
- the NFKB2 gene encoding nuclear factor NF-kappa-B p100 subunit isoform X4, producing the protein MLGLDGFLRPTSSSPAGGRPRADMDEQFQPVSACLDGIDYDDFSFGSHMMEQKEPLMETVEGPYLVIIEQPKQRGFRFRYGCEGPSHGGLPGASSEKGRKTYPTVKICNYTGMARIEVDLVTHSDPPRVHAHSLVGKQCNEAGNCVTVVGPKDMTAQFSNLGVLHVTKKNMMEIMKEKLKQQKMRNRNHLLTEAELREIELEAKELKKVMDLSIVRLRFTAYLRDSSGNFTLALQPVISDPIHDSKSPGASNLKISRMDKTAGSVRGGDEVYLLCDKVQKDDIEVRFYEDDENGWQAFGDFSPTDVHKQYAIVFRTPPYHKPKIDRPVTVFLQLKRKRGGDVSDSKQFTYYPVVEDKEEVERKRKKVLPQFPQHFGGGSHMGGAGGGAGGFGSGGGGNLSFPYSPGLTYNSIYSPGPHPVGSYQGGMQMKGLEAEGPGSDRQAPAEESTYCKELQKHAQLCQLWMLALARRNAHALLDYSVTADPRMLLAVQRHLAASQDENGDTPLHLAIIHEQTAVIKQLIDVIVSIPSQQIINISNNLQQTPLHLAVITKQPQVVQLLLQARADPTLLDRYGNSLLHLALQAGDEEMLRTLLAHLGSASPYLLRLPNFHGLLPVHLAVKAKSLACLDLLVRTGADVNAVERQSGRTPLHLAVEMENLNMATHLVKKVREILLQASQQGPEAELPTAPQPGKVLSLDNEALKGLEQLLNQDCSGSDWIELAKRLGLCSLVETYKDTPSPSVSLLRSYELAGGSLGGLLEALDSMGLHNAVRMLHKTEALEKLQSTDLKEDSAYGSESVEEEQAPTLALKPGGELPPSQQPQVH
- the NFKB2 gene encoding nuclear factor NF-kappa-B p100 subunit isoform X1; its protein translation is MLGLDGFLRPTSSSPAGGRPRADMDEQFQPVSACLDGIDYDDFSFGSHMMEQKEPLMETVEGPYLVIIEQPKQRGFRFRYGCEGPSHGGLPGASSEKGRKTYPTVKICNYTGMARIEVDLVTHSDPPRVHAHSLVGKQCNEAGNCVTVVGPKDMTAQFSNLGVLHVTKKNMMEIMKEKLKQQKMRNRNHLLTEAELREIELEAKELKKVMDLSIVRLRFTAYLRDSSGNFTLALQPVISDPIHDSKSPGASNLKISRMDKTAGSVRGGDEVYLLCDKVQKDDIEVRFYEDDENGWQAFGDFSPTDVHKQYAIVFRTPPYHKPKIDRPVTVFLQLKRKRGGDVSDSKQFTYYPVVEDKEEVERKRKKVLPQFPQHFGGGSHMGGAGGGAGGFGSGGGGNLSFPYSPGLTYNSIYSPGPHPVGSYQGGMQMKGLEAEGPGSDRQAPAEESTYCKELQKHAQLCQLWMLALARRNAHALLDYSVTADPRMLLAVQRHLAASQDENGDTPLHLAIIHEQTAVIKQLIDVIVSIPSQQIINISNNLQQTPLHLAVITKQPQVVQLLLQARADPTLLDRYGNSLLHLALQAGDEEMLRTLLAHLGSASPYLLRLPNFHGLLPVHLAVKAKSLACLDLLVRTGADVNAVERQSGRTPLHLAVEMENLNMATHLVKKLGADVNSRTFSGNTPLHLAAGLGSPTLTKLLLKAGADVLCENDEPMSLSSSEASSDTDTDPEEQELAMDLGEPAPAAEHSTNPKLLTQGHWQAGHRQRRCHTSLDLTRSQKVREILLQASQQGPEAELPTAPQPGKVLSLDNEALKGLEQLLNQDCSGSDWIELAKRLGLCSLVETYKDTPSPSVSLLRSYELAGGSLGGLLEALDSMGLHNAVRMLHKTEALEKLQSTDLKEDSAYGSESVEEEQAPTLALKPGGELPPSQQPQVH